Below is a window of Myxococcota bacterium DNA.
CGCCGCCCGTGGCGATGGACACGAAGGTCTCGAGCTCGTCCAGGGTCATTCATGCATTCTACGCATGTTTTCGTTCGAAACTATGCATTGGACGAATCGAGGCCGGGCGCCGATCGTCCGGCCATGAGCGACCCCGCGATCTCCCGAGCCACTCGTTTCCAGGCCCTGCACCAACGCCCCGAGCCGCTGCTGCTGCCCAACCCCTGGGATGCGGGCAGCGCGCGGCTGCTCGCCCAGCTGGGCTTCGAGGCGCTCGCCACCACCAGCCTCGGCGTCGCGAACAGCGCCGGACGCCGCCGCGCCACGGCCGCGCAGATCCTCGAGAACGTGCGCGAGCTCTCCGCCGCCACCGACTTGCCGCTCAACGCCGACCTCGAGAACGGCTTCGCCGACTCGCCCGTCGACTCGGCGCGCATGATCGCGCAGGCCTGGGAGGCCGGCGCAGCCGGCGGCTCGATCGAAGACTGCACCGGCAACCCGGCGCAGTGGATCTACGACTTCGGCCTCGCGGTCGAGCGCGTGCACGCCGCGGCCGAAGCCGCGCGCGCCCTGCCCGGCCCGTTCGTGCTGACCGCGCGCGCCGAGGGGCTCTTGTACGAGGTCGGCGGCCTCGACGAAGTGATCCGCCGCCTGCAGGCCTTCGAGCGGGCCGGCGCGGACGTGCTCTACGCGCCCGGGCTGCGCACCCTCTCGGAGATGCAGACCGTGGTGAAGTCGCTGACTCGCCCCGTGAACGTGGTCATGGGCTTCGCCGACCCGAGCATCACGCTCGACCAGCTGCGCGCGATCGGCGTGCGCCGGGTCAGCATCGGCGGCGGTCTCTCGCGCCTGGCGCTGGCCGCGTTCCTCGACGGCGCGCGCGAGATGCGCGCTGGCCGCTTCGGCTTCGTGACCCGGATGGCCGCGCTCTCGGACCTGTGGCCGGCCTTCGCCTGAGCCTCAGCCCGCGAGCGCGGGCAGCTTGTCGCCCTCGAAGAAGCGGCGCGGGTTGTCGACCAGGAGCTTGTCGATGTCCTGCTTCGTGGCGCCGCCCTCGAGGAGCTTGGGCACGATGCGCTTGGTGAAGTGCGACGGCGTCCAGAGCTTCTCGATCTCTTCCAGCACCTTCGGGTCGATCGGCTCGCCGCGCCAACACCACACGGTGTCGTGCGAGACCACGATCCGGTCGCCCGCGCCCTTCTGGATCAGCTTCACCAGCGACTTCACGCGCTCGGCGTCGGGGTGGATGATGTCGAGCCCGAAGCGGTCGAAGCCCAGATACGAGCCGCCGTGCACGATCTTCATGTGATAGTCGTGGTCGCTCGTGCCGCACGAGTGACCGATGATGATCCGGTGCGCGGGCACGCCCTGCTCTTTGAGATACTGCTGCTGCTCCGGGCCCATCGTGCCCCGGTCGGTGTGGGTCGTGATCGGCGCGCCCGTCTCCTTCGAGGCCTTGGCCGCCGCGCGCAGCACGGTCTTCTCGTAGTCGGTGATCACGCCCGCGCTGGTGGCGACCTTGATGATGCCGGCCTTGATGCCCGATTTGCCCACGCCGTCGGTGAGCTCGGCGATCATCATCTCGGCCATGAAGTTCTCCTGCGGGCCGCCGAAGGCCGCGCGTGACTTCCAGTGCGGCGAGCCGCCTTCGTGCTCGTGGTAGAGACCGGTCGCGGCCACGATGTTGAACTTCGACTTCTGGGCCACCTCGGCGATGAACTCGATGTCGCGCCCGAGGTCCGCCGGACAGGGATCGATCATGGTCTTGATCCCCTCGTCCTTCATCTCGGCGACCTTGTCCGCGGCCACCTTGCGCATCTCGCGCTTGGAGCGGCCCGGGCGCGTCCAGTCGGCCTCCCAGCCCGGGTAGCCGACCATCACGTGCTCGTGCATCAGCGTCTTGCCCAGCTTCTCCGACTTGAGCTTCCCGGTCACCGACTGAATCACCGACATCGCAGTGTCTCCCTGTGCTGAGTCACCTCGGGGCCAGGTCGCGCGTCGCTTGGCGTGCGTCGACCCCGAGAGGCAGGATCGCGAGCGCGGGCGTGTCGACGCCCGCATCGACGTAGCGTTGGATGTGCGCGCGGCACTCTTCGGGCGAGCCGTGCACGATCAGCTCGTCGACGACCTCGTCGGGAATGGCGTTGACCGCAGCCTTGCGGTCGCCCTTCTTCCACGCGTCCCACATGCCCGCGAGCTTCGGCCCGCGCCCGAGCCACTCGTGGAACGCCGCGTACACCGGCACGTTGAGATACGCGGCGATGGCGAACTTGGCCATGCTGCGCACCTGCGCCTTGTTGGGGTTGGGCGCGACGAAGATGCGCGCGACGATCTCCTTGTTCGCGCCCCCCTCGCGCACGAACGGCGCGACCTTCTTCACGTCGTCGGCGGACAGCCAGTTGATGATCGCGCCGTCGCCGATGCGCCCGGCCAGCCGCAGCATGCCCTGGCGCAGCGCGGCGACCAGGATCTTGGGCTGCGGGTCGACCTTCACGCCGAGACGGAAGCCGTCGACCTTGAAGCTCTCGAAGTCCTCACTCACTTTCTCGCCGGCCAGCGCCTTGCGCAGGAACTTCACCGAGTCACGCACGCGCTGGTAGGGCTTGTTGAAGGCGATGCCGTTCCAGCGCTCGACGATCACGTCCGACGACGTGCCGATGCCCACCACGAAGCGCCCCGGCGCAGCCTGACACAGAGACGCGACGCTCATCGCGAGCAGCCCCGGCCCGCGCGTGAACGCGGGCAGGATCGCCACGCCCAGCCGCAGGCTCGGCGCCCAGACGGACGCGAGCGCCAGCGGAGTGAGTCCGTCGTAGCCGCCGGCTTCGGCCGACCACACGTCGGTGTAGCCCAGCTGCTCGAGCTCCTGGATCCACTCGCGCTGCGCAGCCAGCGGCACACCGTCGAGCGGAATCGTCATGCCGTAGCGATTCATCCGGACTCCCCGCGGGGCCATTCTACACGGACGCGCCGCGCGGTCCCGCTCGAACGCCCCGCCGGCGGTGGTAGATTTCCGCTCGAGCGAGGGAGGGGCGGACATGGCGGTCACGCGCGAGGTCACGGTCCTGCGGCTCGACGACGGTCGCGAGCTCGCCTATGCGGAGTACGGCGTTCCAACCGGCACGCCGGTGATCGGCTTCCACGGGACTCCCGGCTCACACCGCCAGAACGAGCCCTTCGAGGCGGCTGCGCAGGCCGAGGGCGTGCGCCTGATCGCACTCGACCGGCCCGGCTACGGGCACTCGACCTACGACCCGGACCGCCGGCTGGTCGACTGGCCTCGGGACGTGGCTCGACTGGCCGAGCACCTGGGGCTCGCGCGCTTCGGCGTGGTCGGTGTCTCGGGCGGCGGACCGCACTCGGCGGCCTGTGCCTACGGCCTGGGACCGCAGCTGCTCGGCGCCGCGATCGTGTCGGGCGTTGCGCCGCCCGACCTGCCGGGCCTGCACGAGCACATGATGACCATGAACCGGGTGAGCTTCGCGCTCGCCCGGCAGTCGTCACTGCTCGTGTGGCCGATGATGGCGAGCATGCTCTTCCTCATGCGCACCTTCCCGGACCGCGCGCTCGACGGCATGCTGCGCAGCCTGCCGGAGGCCGACCGGCGCATCCTGGCGCGCCGGGAGATCGCCGACATGTTCCTCGACGAGGCGCGCCACGCGCCGACCACCGCCGCGCGCGCCGCCGCGCAGGACTTCGCCCTGTTCGCGAGCCCGTGGGGCTTCCGGCTCGAGGACATTTCAATCCCGGTGCACGTTTTCCACGGTGACGCAGACGTGAACGTGCCGGTGTCTCACGGGCGCGGCCAGGCCGATCGCATTCCGAACGCCAAGCTCCACCTGTTCCCCGGCGAGGGTCACATGCTCTGCTTCGAGCACGCGCGCGAGATACTGGCGGCGGCAGCCGGCCGCGCCGGCGACGGGAGTCGCTGATGCTGCAGGGGCTGCGGGTGGTGGAGCTGGCGGTATGGGTCGCGGGCCCGGGCGCCGGCGGCGTGCTCGCCGACTGGGGCGCCGACGTGGTGAAGATCGAGCCGCCCGAAGGCGACCCCTGCCGCAGCCTGTTCATGGCGCTGGCCGGCCTGCGCGAGCCGAAGAGCCCGCCGTTCGACCTGGACAACCGCGGCAAGCGCAGCGTGGTGCTCGACACACGCGACCCCGAGGCGCGCGCGCTCGCACGGCGGCTCGTGACCGGCGCCGACGTGTTCATCTCGAACCTGCGGCCCGATGCGCTGGCCAAGCTCGGGCTCGACTGGGAGTCACTCGAGCCGGAGTGCCCGCGCCTGGTGTACGCGAGCATCACCGGCTACGGGCTGCGCGGGCCCGAGCGCGACCGCGCCGCCTACGACGTGGGCGCCTTCTGGGCTCGCACGGGCGCCGAGCACATCATGTTTCCCACGGGCGTCGAGCCGCACGGGATCCGCGGCGGCTTCGGCGACCACGCCACGGCGCTGTCACTCGTGGCCGGAATCATGGCGGCGCTCTACCACCGCGAGCGCACGGGCCGCGGCAAGCGCGTGGCGACCTCGCTCCTGCGCACGGGCCTGTACTGCGTGGGCTGGGACACCGGCATCCAGCTGCGCTTCGGCACGGTCGCGGCCTCGCTCCCGCGCGGCGAGGCGCTGAACCCCGTGCTGAATCAATACCGGAGTCAGGACGGCCGCTGGTTCTGGCTGCTGGGCCTCGAGGCGGAGCGTCACTGGCCCAAGCTCACGCGCGCGATCGAGCAGCCCGAGTGGACCGCCGACCCGCGCTACGCCTCGGCGCGCGACCGGCGCAAGAACGCCGCCGAGCTGGTCGGCGCGCTCGACGCGATCTTCGCCTCGCGCACGCTCGCGCAGTGGGGCGCGCGCTTCGACGAGGTCGACCTGTGGTGGGCGCCGGTACAGACGCAGGCCGAGGTCGTGGCCGACCCGCAGGTGCGCGCGATGAACGGCATCGTGACCGTGCCCGAAGCCGGCGGCGTGGGTGAGTTCCAAGCGGTGGCGACGCCGCTCGAATTCTCGGACGCGCCCGTGGGGCCGCAGGGGCCGCCGCCGCTCCTGGGTCAGCACACCGACATGGTGTTGCGCGAGCTGGGGCTCGGTGCCGACGAGCTCCGCCGGCTGCGCGAGCGGGGCGCGCTCGGGAAGTAGCTTGCCTGCCGGCGTCGAGATCCTGCGCGACGAGTGGGGCGTCGCGCACGTGCGCGGCGAGTCACTCGCCGACGCTTTCTTCGGCCAGGGCTTCGCGTGCGCCGCAGATCGGCTGTGGCAGATGGAGCACGACCGCAGGCGCGCCGCGGGGCGCTGGGCCGAGGCCGTGGGGCCGGTCGCGATCGCGCGCGATGCGTTCCTGCGGCGCATGGGGATCGCGCGCTCGGCCCGGCGCGATCTGGAACAGCTGGCGCCCGATACACGCGAGATGCTCGAGGCCTACGCCGCGGGCGTGAACGCCTGGCTCGCCAGCGGCGCGGCGCTGCCCGCCGAGTACGCGCTCACGGGGCTCGTCCCCGAGCCGTGGCAGCCGTGGCAGTCACTCGCGGTGTACAAGCTGCGGCACGCCTTCATGGGGCCGCTCTACCGCAAGCTGTGGCGCGGCGCGGTGCTGCGCAGCCGCGGCAAGGAGCTCCTGGCGGCGATCTTCGGTGCGGGCAGCGCAGGGGCCGTGGCCGAGCCGCCGGGGGCGGAGCTCGACGCAGGCGCCGGCGCGCTCGCGGCGCTGCCCGAGGGCGACGGCGGCAGCAATCACTGGGCGATCGCCGGCAGCCGTACGGCGTCCGGCAAGCCGCTGCTCGCCGGTGACCCGCACCGCACGCTCGAGCTGCCCAACGTGTACTGGCAGAACCACCTGACTTGCCGGCGCTTCGACGTGGTGGGTCTCTCGTTCGCCGGCGTGCCCGCGTTCCCGCACTTCGGTCACAACGCGCGCGTGGCCTGGTCGATCACGCACGGCATGGCCGACGACCAGGACCTGTACGTGGAGCGCCGCTCCCGCGGCACGCGCGTGAGTCGCGAGCGGATCGCGGTGCGCGGCGCGCCGGCGCTCGAGGTCGAGCTCGCCGAGACCCCGCGCGGGCCGCTGGTCCTGGAGCACGCCGCCAGCGGCACGGGCATCGCCTTGCGTTGGACCTCGCTCGCGGAGCCCGACTCGACCTTCGACTGTCTCCTGCCCATGTTGCAGGCGCGGAGCGCCGCCGAGCTCGAGGCCGCGCAGCGCGCCTGGGTGACTCCCTGCAACAACCTGATCTGCGCCGACGTGGACGGCTCGATCCGCTTTCGTTTCCGCGGCCGGGTGCCGGTGCGCGCGGCCTCGAACCGCTGGACGCCGGTCGCCGGCGACGACGAGTCACGGGCCTGGCGCGGGCACGTGCCCTTCGAGGCCATGCCGGCGCTCGCGGACCCGCCCGACGGGATCCTGGTCGCGGCCAACGACCGGCCCGCCGTTCCTGGAGCACCGTATCTGGGCGTCGACTTCTCGCACCCGGCGCGCGCCCGCCGCATCCGCGCCCGGCTCGAGACGCTGCACGGCGCGACCGTCGACGACATGGCCGCGATCCACGGCGACGACCTCTCGCTCGTGGCGCCGCTGTTCGTCCACGCGCTCGACGGCACCACCGCCGAGGGCGAGCGCGCGCGCGAGTCACTGGCCGAGCTGCGCGCCTGGGACGGCCGCATGGCGCGCGACTCGCGCGGCGCAGCGCTGTACATGGCGTTCCGCGAGCAGCTCACCCTGCTGGCCGGCGAGGCGCTCGGACTCAGTGGCGCCGGCCTGGCTGCGCTCGGCGACGCTGCGCCCGCGCCGGAGCGGCTGGCGCTGGTGTGGAACGCCCTGCCCGCGCTGCTCGCCGCGCGCTTCGTGCCGCCCGCTCCGGCCGTGCCGTTCGACTGGAAGTCACTCGCCGGCGACGCCTTCGCGCGCGCGCTCGCCTTCCTGGAGTCACGCCTGGGACCCGAGCCGTCCGAGTGGCGCTGGGGCCGGGTGCACCGCACGTTCGCCTGGCACCCGCTGGCCGTGGACCTCGAGCCGGCGCGACGCGTGCCCTTGCCGCCGTCGGTGCCGCTGGGCGGCGACGGCGACACCGTGCTGTGCGGGGCGACCGTGCCGGGCTTCGGCCTGCGCGCCACCACGCTCTCGGTCGCGCGCTACGTGTTCGACCTGGCCGACTGGGAGCGCTGCGGCTGGGTGGTGCCGCACGGCGTCTCCGGGGATCCGGCGAGCCCGCACTTCGCGGACCAGCTGCTGGCCTGGACCGAGACACGCCTCCTGCCCATGCGCTACGACTGGCGCGGCATCGAGGCCGCCGCGCGCACGCGCACGCGAGTCGCGCGGCCGGGCGCGTGATGCGCATCGCGCGCGCGTTCTTCGCCCGGCCCGCGCTGGAAGTCGCCCCCGAGATGCTGGGGCTGCTCCTGGTGCACGAGCTTGCCGATGGCACCCGGCTGGTCGGGCGCATCGTCGAGGTCGAGGCGTATCTCGGCGACGGCAGCGATCCGGCGTCCCACTCTCACAACGGCCCGACGCCGCGCACGCAGCCCATGTTCGGCCCGCCGGGACACTTCTACGTGTACCGCAGCATGGGCATCCACCGCTGCGCGAACGTGGTGTGCGAGCCGGCGGGCCGCAGCTCGGCGGTCCTGCTGCGCGCGGCCGAGCCGCTCGCGGGCGAGGAGCGCATGCGCGCGCTGCGCGGCGGCCGCGGCGGGCGGGAGCTGGCGAGCGGGCCGGGGCGCCTCGCCGAGGCGTTCGCGATCGAGCTCGCGCACAGCGGCGCCGAAGCGCTGCGCGGGCCCCTGCGCCTGGAGCGCCCGGCGCGCGCGGCGGCGACGCCGCTCGCGGTCGAGATCGTGGTCGGGCCGCGCATCGGCCTCACGAAGGCGGCCGAGCTCCCGTACCGGTTCTTCGTGCGCGGGAGTCCGCACGTGACGCGCGCGGCGCAGAACGCGCACGCGCGGCCCTGGCGGCGCGCAGCTCGCGCTGGCGGGGGCCACTGACTGACGCGTATCCTGCGGCGCCGTGGCGGAGGCAGGAGCGAAGATCGCGCTCGAGCCGCGCGAGCGCTTCACGCGCGCGCTGCGCGGCGAGCCCGTGGACCGGCCGCCGGTCTGGCTCATGCGCCAGGCCGGCCGCTACCTGCCCGAGTACCGCGAGATCCGCGCGCGCTCGAGCTTCCTCGCCACGTGTGACTCGCCGGAGCTCGCCGCCGAGATCTCGCTGCAGCCGCACCGCCGCTTCGGCATGGACGGCGTCGTGGTGTTCTCCGACATCCTGCTGCCGCTGCGCGCGGGCGACCTCCAGCTCGAGTTCTCGCCCGGCCCCACGGTCGCGAACCCGCTGCGCAGTCTCTCCGACCTGTCGCGGCTCGACGGCGACGTGGCCGCGTCGATCGCGCCCACCTGCGAGGCGCTGCGCCGGCTGCGGCGCGAGCTTGGCTCGCGCGCCGCGCTGATCGGCTTCGCGGGGGCGCCCTGGACCCTGGCCGCGTACGCGACCGAGTCGAAGCTCTCGCGCGACGTCGAGGTGCTGTCGGCCCTGGCCTGGCGCGAGCCCGACACCGCGCTGCGCCTGCTCGAACGCATGGCCGAGATCTGCGCCGAGACACTCCGCCTGCAGATCGAGGCCGGCGCCGACTGCGTGCAGATCTTCGACACCTGGGCCGGCGTGCTCGACCGGCCGCGCTTCGAGAAGTTCGCCGGCCGCGCGCTGCGCGACGTGCTCGCGCGCCTGGGCAAGAGCCGCCCGCCGGTGATCGTGTTCGCGCGCGGGGCGGCGCACCTGCTCGACGAGCTGGTGGAGCTGGGCGCCGACGCCGTGTCACTCGACTGGCGCGTCGACCTGGCCGAGGCCGCGGCGCGCGTGGGCCAGCGCGTGTCACTCCAGGGCAATCTCGACCCCACCGCGCTGCTCGCGCCCCTGCCCGCGATCGCGCGCGCCGTGCGCGAGCTGGTGCGCGCCGGCCGCAAGGCGCGCGGACACGTGCTCAACCTGGGTCACGGCGTGCTGCCCTCGACGCCGGTCGAGGCGGTCGCCACGTTCGTGCGCACGGCGCAGGAAAGTGCCTAGCGCCGTCATCGTCGGGGCCGGCATCGCCGGGCTCGCGTGCGCCAGGGGCTATCTGGGCACGGGCTTCGACGACTTCGTCGTGCTCGAGGCCGCGGAGCGCGCGGGCGGGCCCGCCGAGACGGTCCGCATCGGCGACTATCTCGTCGAGCGCGGGCCGCTCACGGTGCGGGCGAACGTCCCGCTGCTCGGCTTGATCCGCGACGCCGAGCTCACTCCGCTCGCGGCTCGCCGCGCCGCCCCGAGCTTCGTGTCGGACGGCCGGATCGTCACGCTTCCCCCGAGCCTCTGCGAGCTGCTCTCGGGGGCCGTGCTGCCGCTGGGCGCCCTGGCGTCCGCGCTGGCCGAGCCGTTGCGGCCCGTGCGGCCCGGGCCGCGCAGCGTGCGGCAGTGGCTCGAAGAGAGACTCGGCGCAGGAGCGGCCGAGAGACTCGCCGACCTCTTGACGCTGGGCGTCTACGGCACGACAGCCGACCAGGTCGGCTTCGAGTCGGCCTTTCCGCAGCTCGCCGAGTCACTCGCGCGGGCCGGCGGCCGCATCGCGGGGCTCGCGCTGCGGCGGCTGTTCGCGCGCGGCGCGCCGCGCGGGGCCATCGTCTCGACCCAGGTCGGCCTGGGCGGACTGTGCGACCGGCTCGCGGCGGGGCTCGGTCCACGCCTGCGCACGCGGCGGCGAGTCACTCGCGCGCGGCGCGCGGGGCAGGAGTTCGAGCTCGAGATCGCCGGCCCGCAGCCCGAGACGCTGCGCTGCAGGCGGCTCGTGCTCGCGCTCCCGCCCGCCGCCGCCGCGCGGGTGCTCGAGGACGCGCGCGCCGTCGAGCTGCTGAACGGGTATCGCTCGCTGCCGCAGGTGCTGGCCAGCTTCGCGCTGGAAGAGCCGGCCTGTGCCGAGCGCTGGACCGGGCTCGGCTTCCTGGCTCCGCCGCGCGAGAGACTTCCGCTCATCGGCTGTCTCTTCGCGTCGAACCTCTTCCCGGGCCGTGCCCCGTCCGGCGCGCTCCTCCTGTCGGTGTTCGTGGCGCCGTCCCTCCACGCCGCCGGCGACGCCGAGCTCGAGCGCGAGCTCGCGCCGGTGCTGAAGCGACTGCTGGGCGCGGCGCGCGAGCCGGCGCTGCTCGACGTGTCGCGCCACCCCGAAGGCATTCCGCTCTACGACGTCGACCATGCGGCGCGCACGCGCGCGCTGCGGGCCGCGCTTCGTGAGTCGCGCGGACCGGGGCTCTGCGGCGCGGGCTACGACGGCGTGGCGTTCGCGGCGGCAGCCGCCGCGGGCGCCGCCCTGGCAGCGGGCGGCTAGGCGCGCTCGAGCTCGAGCGCGCGCAGCTCGAGCTCCGCCAGCGCCGTGGCGTCGGCCGGCCCGAACACGCGCCCCTGGAGCAGTGACTGCAGCGCGGGCCGCGTGGCCGGGTCCTCGAGCAGGCTCAGGAACACCGGCGGCTTGCGGTAGAACAGAAGGATCAGGTCGCGCCACACCTCGCCGCCGCGGCGCACGGTCTCGTCGTATTCGGCGAAGCGCTCGAGCGCGTGGCCGGGATCGCGCAGCGCGTCGCGGATGGCCTGCGCCGCGAAGCGGGCCGACTCGGCGGCGACCGAGACACCCGACGAGAACACGGGATCGACGAACTGCGCCGCGTCGCCGAGCGCGATCCAGCCCCGCCCCGCGAGCCGCTCGCCGAAGTAGCTCTGCGAGCCCTCGACCGAGAGCGCCGAGAGCGCCTGCGCCTTGCCCAGCCGCGAGGCGAGCAGCGGGTGACTCGCGATCATGCGCCCGAAGAAGGCCTCGCCGTTCTCGTCGCGCGCCAGGCCCGCCTGGCCTTCGCACACGATGCCGACCGAAGTCACTTCGGCGCTGATCGGGATCTGCCAGGCCCAGGCGCGCGGCAGGTCGAACACGTGAATGTGGATCCAGTCCGCGCTGTCGTCGGGGCCGCGCTCCACGCCGCGGAACCAGCCGTGCACGGCGATCTGGTTGAGCCGCGGGTCGTTGCGGCGCGTGCGCAGCTGGCGGCCGAGCAGCGTGGCGCGGCCGCTGGCGTCGGCCACGATGCGCGCGCGGAGTGACTCGCCGCCCGCCACCGTCACGCGCGGCAGGTCGCCCGCGAGGTCGATCGCCTCGGCCCCGGTGCCCTGGCGGATGCGCGCGCCGCGCGCCGCGGCGTGCGCCAGCAAGAGCTCGTCGAAGCGGCTGCGGTCCACGTGGTAGGTGTGGTCCTGCGCGATGCCCAGGTCGGGCATGGCGCGGAACTCGAGCGCCAGCTCGCGCCGGCCGCCGTCGAGCGTGAACAGCGCGCCCCGCTTGCGCACGAAGTCGCCGTGCTCGAGCTGCTGCAGGAAGCCGATCTCGTCGAACACGCGCGTGGTCGAGCACACCAATGACTCGCCGACGTGCGGGCGCGGGTGCACGGCGCGGTCGAGCACCACGTGGTCGATGCCCTCGC
It encodes the following:
- a CDS encoding isocitrate lyase/phosphoenolpyruvate mutase family protein → MSDPAISRATRFQALHQRPEPLLLPNPWDAGSARLLAQLGFEALATTSLGVANSAGRRRATAAQILENVRELSAATDLPLNADLENGFADSPVDSARMIAQAWEAGAAGGSIEDCTGNPAQWIYDFGLAVERVHAAAEAARALPGPFVLTARAEGLLYEVGGLDEVIRRLQAFERAGADVLYAPGLRTLSEMQTVVKSLTRPVNVVMGFADPSITLDQLRAIGVRRVSIGGGLSRLALAAFLDGAREMRAGRFGFVTRMAALSDLWPAFA
- a CDS encoding phosphotriesterase-related protein; the encoded protein is MSVIQSVTGKLKSEKLGKTLMHEHVMVGYPGWEADWTRPGRSKREMRKVAADKVAEMKDEGIKTMIDPCPADLGRDIEFIAEVAQKSKFNIVAATGLYHEHEGGSPHWKSRAAFGGPQENFMAEMMIAELTDGVGKSGIKAGIIKVATSAGVITDYEKTVLRAAAKASKETGAPITTHTDRGTMGPEQQQYLKEQGVPAHRIIIGHSCGTSDHDYHMKIVHGGSYLGFDRFGLDIIHPDAERVKSLVKLIQKGAGDRIVVSHDTVWCWRGEPIDPKVLEEIEKLWTPSHFTKRIVPKLLEGGATKQDIDKLLVDNPRRFFEGDKLPALAG
- a CDS encoding LLM class F420-dependent oxidoreductase, whose product is MNRYGMTIPLDGVPLAAQREWIQELEQLGYTDVWSAEAGGYDGLTPLALASVWAPSLRLGVAILPAFTRGPGLLAMSVASLCQAAPGRFVVGIGTSSDVIVERWNGIAFNKPYQRVRDSVKFLRKALAGEKVSEDFESFKVDGFRLGVKVDPQPKILVAALRQGMLRLAGRIGDGAIINWLSADDVKKVAPFVREGGANKEIVARIFVAPNPNKAQVRSMAKFAIAAYLNVPVYAAFHEWLGRGPKLAGMWDAWKKGDRKAAVNAIPDEVVDELIVHGSPEECRAHIQRYVDAGVDTPALAILPLGVDARQATRDLAPR
- a CDS encoding alpha/beta hydrolase, which encodes MAVTREVTVLRLDDGRELAYAEYGVPTGTPVIGFHGTPGSHRQNEPFEAAAQAEGVRLIALDRPGYGHSTYDPDRRLVDWPRDVARLAEHLGLARFGVVGVSGGGPHSAACAYGLGPQLLGAAIVSGVAPPDLPGLHEHMMTMNRVSFALARQSSLLVWPMMASMLFLMRTFPDRALDGMLRSLPEADRRILARREIADMFLDEARHAPTTAARAAAQDFALFASPWGFRLEDISIPVHVFHGDADVNVPVSHGRGQADRIPNAKLHLFPGEGHMLCFEHAREILAAAAGRAGDGSR
- a CDS encoding CoA transferase → MLQGLRVVELAVWVAGPGAGGVLADWGADVVKIEPPEGDPCRSLFMALAGLREPKSPPFDLDNRGKRSVVLDTRDPEARALARRLVTGADVFISNLRPDALAKLGLDWESLEPECPRLVYASITGYGLRGPERDRAAYDVGAFWARTGAEHIMFPTGVEPHGIRGGFGDHATALSLVAGIMAALYHRERTGRGKRVATSLLRTGLYCVGWDTGIQLRFGTVAASLPRGEALNPVLNQYRSQDGRWFWLLGLEAERHWPKLTRAIEQPEWTADPRYASARDRRKNAAELVGALDAIFASRTLAQWGARFDEVDLWWAPVQTQAEVVADPQVRAMNGIVTVPEAGGVGEFQAVATPLEFSDAPVGPQGPPPLLGQHTDMVLRELGLGADELRRLRERGALGK
- a CDS encoding penicillin acylase family protein, which codes for MPAGVEILRDEWGVAHVRGESLADAFFGQGFACAADRLWQMEHDRRRAAGRWAEAVGPVAIARDAFLRRMGIARSARRDLEQLAPDTREMLEAYAAGVNAWLASGAALPAEYALTGLVPEPWQPWQSLAVYKLRHAFMGPLYRKLWRGAVLRSRGKELLAAIFGAGSAGAVAEPPGAELDAGAGALAALPEGDGGSNHWAIAGSRTASGKPLLAGDPHRTLELPNVYWQNHLTCRRFDVVGLSFAGVPAFPHFGHNARVAWSITHGMADDQDLYVERRSRGTRVSRERIAVRGAPALEVELAETPRGPLVLEHAASGTGIALRWTSLAEPDSTFDCLLPMLQARSAAELEAAQRAWVTPCNNLICADVDGSIRFRFRGRVPVRAASNRWTPVAGDDESRAWRGHVPFEAMPALADPPDGILVAANDRPAVPGAPYLGVDFSHPARARRIRARLETLHGATVDDMAAIHGDDLSLVAPLFVHALDGTTAEGERARESLAELRAWDGRMARDSRGAALYMAFREQLTLLAGEALGLSGAGLAALGDAAPAPERLALVWNALPALLAARFVPPAPAVPFDWKSLAGDAFARALAFLESRLGPEPSEWRWGRVHRTFAWHPLAVDLEPARRVPLPPSVPLGGDGDTVLCGATVPGFGLRATTLSVARYVFDLADWERCGWVVPHGVSGDPASPHFADQLLAWTETRLLPMRYDWRGIEAAARTRTRVARPGA
- a CDS encoding DNA-3-methyladenine glycosylase; translation: MRIARAFFARPALEVAPEMLGLLLVHELADGTRLVGRIVEVEAYLGDGSDPASHSHNGPTPRTQPMFGPPGHFYVYRSMGIHRCANVVCEPAGRSSAVLLRAAEPLAGEERMRALRGGRGGRELASGPGRLAEAFAIELAHSGAEALRGPLRLERPARAAATPLAVEIVVGPRIGLTKAAELPYRFFVRGSPHVTRAAQNAHARPWRRAARAGGGH
- the hemE gene encoding uroporphyrinogen decarboxylase, whose protein sequence is MAEAGAKIALEPRERFTRALRGEPVDRPPVWLMRQAGRYLPEYREIRARSSFLATCDSPELAAEISLQPHRRFGMDGVVVFSDILLPLRAGDLQLEFSPGPTVANPLRSLSDLSRLDGDVAASIAPTCEALRRLRRELGSRAALIGFAGAPWTLAAYATESKLSRDVEVLSALAWREPDTALRLLERMAEICAETLRLQIEAGADCVQIFDTWAGVLDRPRFEKFAGRALRDVLARLGKSRPPVIVFARGAAHLLDELVELGADAVSLDWRVDLAEAAARVGQRVSLQGNLDPTALLAPLPAIARAVRELVRAGRKARGHVLNLGHGVLPSTPVEAVATFVRTAQESA
- the hemG gene encoding protoporphyrinogen oxidase; translated protein: MPSAVIVGAGIAGLACARGYLGTGFDDFVVLEAAERAGGPAETVRIGDYLVERGPLTVRANVPLLGLIRDAELTPLAARRAAPSFVSDGRIVTLPPSLCELLSGAVLPLGALASALAEPLRPVRPGPRSVRQWLEERLGAGAAERLADLLTLGVYGTTADQVGFESAFPQLAESLARAGGRIAGLALRRLFARGAPRGAIVSTQVGLGGLCDRLAAGLGPRLRTRRRVTRARRAGQEFELEIAGPQPETLRCRRLVLALPPAAAARVLEDARAVELLNGYRSLPQVLASFALEEPACAERWTGLGFLAPPRERLPLIGCLFASNLFPGRAPSGALLLSVFVAPSLHAAGDAELERELAPVLKRLLGAAREPALLDVSRHPEGIPLYDVDHAARTRALRAALRESRGPGLCGAGYDGVAFAAAAAAGAALAAGG